In the Streptomyces coeruleoprunus genome, CGGTACGCACGGGCCGCGGCCGCCGCCGCAAGCGCTGACGCGCCGCCCCGGTGTCTACCAGGCCCGGGCCCCCCGCCCCCGGGGCCCGGGCCTGGTGGTCATCGGGCGCTAACCGGCGTTCTCCTCGGCGAGGATGCGCCCCAGCGCCTCCTCCAAGTCCTCGTCGAAGTCCCCGAACGTGCACTCCTGTCCCAGGGGCACCAACTTGTCGGTGCGGTCCAGGAAGGCGACCAGCGGCGGCGCGCTGGCCCGGAACAACGCCTGCTCGACACCGACGCGCAGGCGGATACTGACGTCCGACAGCTCCTGCGATCCGGTCGGCTCGATGCGGACGTCACCGTCCCCGGCGGGCGCGTTGATCCCGTCGAGGAGCAGCTCCCGCCCGAAGGCCCAGGTCACCGGGGCGTCGCCGGGCAGGTGGAACGTCATGCGGACCGCGAACGGGTCCCTCGTCTCGT is a window encoding:
- a CDS encoding SsgA family sporulation/cell division regulator — protein: MRESVQAEVLMSFVVSEELSFRIPVELGYETRDPFAVRMTFHLPGDAPVTWAFGRELLLDGINAPAGDGDVRIEPTGSQELSDVSIRLRVGVEQALFRASAPPLVAFLDRTDKLVPLGQECTFGDFDEDLEEALGRILAEENAG